The following coding sequences are from one Kallotenue papyrolyticum window:
- a CDS encoding ribonuclease HII, giving the protein MPTLELEQRLCAQGYRTIAGLDEAGRGCWAGPVVAAAVVLGAAVLAQPTLLDGVDDSKQLSATRREALAQTICAHAAGIGVGIVPAELIDCYGIVPATRLAMELAILHLPRVPDALLIDAVDLPTWSLPQQAIVRGDSLSLSIAAASIIAKTTRDRLMRGFDRVYPHWGFGAHKGYGTAEHDRALARHGATPLHRRSFRPLWSYLHLETTHADGNTP; this is encoded by the coding sequence ATGCCAACGCTCGAACTGGAACAGCGCCTCTGCGCGCAGGGCTACCGCACGATCGCCGGGCTAGATGAAGCCGGACGCGGCTGCTGGGCCGGCCCGGTGGTGGCAGCCGCCGTCGTCCTCGGCGCGGCGGTCCTGGCACAACCAACGTTGCTCGACGGCGTCGATGACTCGAAACAGCTTTCGGCGACGCGGCGCGAAGCGCTGGCGCAGACGATCTGCGCCCATGCCGCCGGCATCGGCGTGGGCATCGTCCCCGCCGAGCTGATCGACTGCTATGGCATCGTGCCCGCGACGCGGCTGGCGATGGAGCTGGCGATCCTGCATCTACCGCGCGTGCCGGACGCGCTGTTGATCGATGCCGTAGATCTGCCGACCTGGTCGCTGCCGCAGCAGGCGATCGTGCGCGGCGATAGCCTGAGCCTGAGCATCGCCGCGGCGTCGATCATCGCCAAAACTACGCGCGACCGGCTGATGCGCGGCTTTGATCGGGTCTATCCCCACTGGGGCTTCGGCGCGCACAAGGGCTATGGCACCGCCGAGCACGACCGCGCGTTGGCCCGCCATGGCGCGACGCCGCTGCACCGGCGCAGTTTTCGCCCGCTGTGGTCATACCTGCATCTGGAGACAACCCATGCCGATGGAAACACCCCTTGA
- a CDS encoding ABC transporter permease, translated as MRSWLDFYWTTMKHAISVQFQYRVANYFYMIGMIAEPIIYLVVWSTVARAQGGAVAGYTSGQFAAYYIVWTLVRNMNIVFTPYGWEQRIQHGYLSAELLRPLHPLHFDLAYFAGWKVVVIILWLPLALILSLIFRPTLNPTLFEVAIFFVAIWGAYLLRTMLLWALGLITFWTTRVGAIFELYFTLELLLSGRLVPLALLPAPAQRVAAVLPFQWAFGYPIEVLIGQLTTRQILYGLAMQAGWILLGLALVQLLWRIAIRRYAAVGA; from the coding sequence ATGAGATCCTGGCTCGACTTCTACTGGACCACCATGAAGCACGCGATCAGCGTGCAGTTTCAATATCGCGTCGCCAACTACTTTTACATGATCGGCATGATCGCCGAGCCGATCATCTACCTGGTGGTCTGGTCCACGGTTGCGCGGGCGCAGGGTGGCGCCGTGGCCGGCTACACATCCGGACAGTTTGCCGCCTACTACATTGTCTGGACGCTGGTGCGCAACATGAACATCGTCTTCACGCCCTATGGCTGGGAGCAGCGCATCCAGCACGGCTACCTATCGGCCGAACTGCTTCGGCCGCTGCATCCGCTGCATTTCGATCTGGCCTATTTCGCGGGCTGGAAAGTGGTGGTGATCATCCTGTGGCTACCGCTGGCGCTGATCCTGTCGCTGATCTTCCGACCCACGCTCAACCCCACCCTGTTTGAGGTCGCCATCTTCTTTGTGGCGATCTGGGGCGCCTATCTGCTGCGCACGATGCTGCTCTGGGCGCTCGGTCTGATCACCTTCTGGACCACGCGCGTCGGCGCGATCTTTGAGCTGTACTTCACGCTGGAACTGCTGCTGTCAGGGCGGCTGGTGCCGCTGGCGCTGCTGCCGGCGCCGGCACAACGTGTCGCCGCTGTGCTGCCCTTCCAATGGGCCTTCGGCTACCCAATCGAAGTGCTGATTGGCCAGCTTACGACGCGCCAGATCCTGTACGGACTGGCGATGCAGGCGGGCTGGATTCTGCTCGGTCTGGCACTGGTGCAACTTCTGTGGCGCATCGCCATTCGTCGCTATGCGGCTGTTGGCGCATGA
- a CDS encoding exonuclease domain-containing protein has translation MKPIERQALLQLPLGDVPFVLFDVESTGLDPQDGDRICEIALIRWRGGVQEAAFETLINPERPLSAGAFAVNRIAAHLLATAPRFAAIADELLVYLDGGVLVAHNAPFDISFLNSELLRCGRPALNNPLVDTLQLARVFLNQDRYNLAALARWLGAEPPAHRAMADVIALKAVFVHLLERLRMLGVQTLEDLLRAQRGLLPGQPEPHAPPEILLALREGRRLHITYHTGGGEAVARTILPLELQTSGAFPRLIAYCYLRNAQRTFYLDRIGSLALDDE, from the coding sequence ATGAAGCCTATTGAGCGCCAGGCGTTGCTTCAACTTCCACTCGGCGACGTGCCCTTCGTGCTCTTCGATGTCGAAAGCACCGGCCTTGATCCGCAAGATGGCGATCGCATCTGTGAGATCGCACTGATCCGGTGGCGCGGTGGCGTTCAGGAGGCTGCCTTTGAAACGTTGATCAACCCTGAACGCCCGCTTAGCGCAGGCGCGTTCGCTGTCAATCGCATCGCTGCGCACCTGCTCGCGACGGCACCGCGCTTCGCAGCGATCGCCGATGAGCTGCTCGTCTATCTGGATGGCGGTGTGCTGGTGGCGCACAACGCCCCCTTCGATATCTCATTTCTCAACAGCGAACTGTTGCGCTGTGGTCGTCCCGCACTCAACAACCCGCTGGTGGATACGCTGCAACTGGCGCGTGTCTTCTTGAACCAGGATCGCTACAACCTGGCCGCGCTGGCGCGCTGGCTGGGCGCGGAGCCGCCCGCGCACCGTGCCATGGCCGATGTGATCGCCCTCAAGGCCGTCTTTGTCCATCTGCTGGAGCGTCTCAGGATGCTGGGGGTACAAACCCTGGAGGATCTGCTGCGTGCGCAACGCGGGCTGTTGCCGGGCCAGCCCGAGCCGCACGCCCCGCCGGAGATCCTGCTTGCCCTGCGCGAAGGCCGCCGGCTACATATCACCTACCACACCGGCGGCGGCGAAGCGGTTGCCCGCACGATCCTGCCGCTAGAGCTCCAGACCAGCGGCGCATTTCCCCGTCTGATCGCCTACTGCTACCTGCGCAACGCGCAGCGCACCTTCTACCTCGATCGCATCGGCTCGCTGGCGTTGGATGATGAGTAG
- a CDS encoding class I SAM-dependent methyltransferase, with translation MKDAQARLRRWTRRARRRCLQWAFARLYHEFAWCYDLVAALVSRGLWARWVVTALPHLHGARVLELGSGTGYLQRALAQAGVWSVGLDEAWPMLRLAQRKVAHAGLSAWLLRGDARRLPFRDATFSDVVATFPAPYILDPRTIADIRRVLRPGGRLVLVDGARLLRRDAYSAAIAAAYRATGQTPADDPRPALLQQAGFALEEHWERVGASVVQILRATKI, from the coding sequence ATGAAGGACGCACAAGCGCGACTGCGACGCTGGACGCGCCGAGCGCGCCGTCGCTGTCTGCAGTGGGCCTTTGCGCGCCTGTACCACGAGTTCGCCTGGTGCTACGACCTGGTCGCGGCGCTGGTCTCGCGTGGGCTGTGGGCGCGCTGGGTTGTGACGGCGCTGCCCCACCTGCATGGCGCGCGCGTGCTGGAGCTGGGCAGCGGCACCGGTTACCTGCAGCGCGCGCTGGCCCAGGCGGGGGTCTGGAGCGTCGGGCTGGACGAGGCGTGGCCGATGCTGCGCCTGGCGCAGCGCAAGGTCGCGCACGCCGGCCTATCGGCGTGGCTGCTGCGCGGCGATGCGCGCCGGCTGCCCTTCCGCGACGCCACCTTCAGTGACGTGGTGGCGACCTTTCCGGCGCCCTACATCCTCGATCCGCGCACGATCGCCGACATTCGGCGCGTGCTGCGGCCCGGCGGACGCCTGGTACTGGTGGACGGCGCGCGCCTGCTGCGTCGCGATGCCTATAGCGCGGCGATCGCGGCTGCCTATCGCGCTACAGGTCAGACGCCCGCCGACGATCCGCGGCCTGCCCTGCTACAACAGGCCGGCTTTGCGCTGGAGGAGCACTGGGAGCGCGTCGGCGCCAGCGTGGTGCAGATCCTGCGCGCCACCAAAATCTGA
- a CDS encoding DUF1186 domain-containing protein — MPMETPLDDLVRQLRRIGLRPTPRLITGILEHGAAAIPALLELALDVDRLREAEPASLGPLHALRLLGELPAAHSTTAILERLPLPLDDQPPTQAAYLWAQEAPQIIARWGADALPHVLAVAGDETAPAVRRGAAYAALSYLVATTPELRAQVIATLRERLERDPDPTARGYAVAALAQLADREAYATIMRLYREQQIDREIISAADARQLLLGTGGTRQLECARHTLDERYEQHGPYSEEQRRAMAEMMRQGSGVA; from the coding sequence ATGCCGATGGAAACACCCCTTGATGACCTGGTCCGTCAGTTGCGGCGCATTGGCCTGCGCCCCACGCCACGGTTGATCACCGGCATCCTGGAACATGGCGCGGCGGCGATTCCCGCGCTGCTGGAGCTGGCGCTGGATGTTGACCGTCTGCGCGAAGCCGAGCCGGCCAGCCTGGGACCGCTGCATGCCCTGCGGCTGCTGGGCGAGCTGCCGGCGGCACACAGCACCACGGCGATCCTGGAGCGGCTCCCGCTGCCGCTTGACGATCAGCCGCCGACGCAGGCCGCCTACCTGTGGGCCCAGGAAGCGCCGCAGATCATCGCACGCTGGGGCGCTGACGCGCTGCCGCATGTGCTGGCCGTGGCCGGCGACGAGACCGCGCCGGCGGTACGCCGCGGCGCAGCCTATGCCGCGCTCAGCTACCTGGTGGCGACCACGCCGGAGCTGCGCGCGCAGGTGATCGCCACACTGCGCGAACGGCTGGAGCGCGATCCTGATCCCACCGCGCGCGGCTATGCTGTAGCGGCGCTGGCGCAACTGGCCGATCGCGAGGCCTACGCCACGATCATGCGCTTGTACCGCGAGCAGCAGATCGACCGCGAGATCATCAGCGCGGCGGACGCGCGCCAGTTGCTGCTGGGCACGGGCGGCACGCGCCAGCTCGAATGCGCCCGTCACACGCTCGACGAGCGCTACGAGCAGCACGGCCCCTATTCCGAGGAGCAGCGCCGCGCCATGGCCGAGATGATGCGCCAGGGGAGCGGCGTGGCCTGA
- a CDS encoding MBL fold metallo-hydrolase has protein sequence MSIRYQVLGAPGRDNALYVRIESGQRVTRLLFDCGENCLSELPRSEVQAIEHLCFSHLHIDHIAGFDGLLRSTFNRPAPPMQVWGPPDTLRILHHRLRGVLWDRVADQPGVWQIHDILPDRIIGARFITGEAFAIAHPLPTRPFSGRLIATPDFTVDALHLEHGTPSLGYIIREAPRRTIDAAALARLGLPPGPWLRELKADPDASMPITIAGRHFDRAALREALLTTSPGDSLAYLTDFMLDADWIARLAEQLRGCATLVCEAQYRQADWMLAQRYHHATAPQVAELARRAGVERLILIHLSDRYTPAEWQALLQEARAIFPRTDFPAHWSSPGVAADAAGAP, from the coding sequence ATGAGCATCCGCTACCAGGTGCTGGGCGCGCCGGGGCGCGACAACGCGCTGTACGTGCGCATCGAGAGCGGGCAGCGAGTCACACGCCTGCTGTTCGACTGCGGCGAAAACTGCCTCAGTGAGCTGCCACGCAGCGAAGTCCAGGCCATCGAGCACCTGTGTTTCTCGCACCTGCACATCGATCACATCGCCGGCTTCGATGGACTGCTGCGCTCGACCTTCAACCGCCCCGCGCCGCCGATGCAGGTCTGGGGCCCGCCCGACACGCTACGCATTCTGCACCACCGCCTGCGCGGCGTTCTCTGGGATCGCGTGGCCGACCAGCCTGGCGTGTGGCAGATCCACGACATTCTGCCGGATCGCATCATCGGCGCGCGCTTCATCACCGGCGAAGCCTTTGCCATCGCCCATCCGCTGCCGACGCGCCCCTTCAGCGGCCGGCTGATCGCTACACCGGACTTCACCGTCGACGCGCTGCACCTGGAGCATGGCACGCCATCGCTGGGCTACATCATCCGCGAGGCGCCGCGCCGCACTATCGATGCGGCAGCGCTGGCGCGCCTGGGACTACCTCCCGGCCCTTGGTTGCGTGAGCTCAAGGCCGATCCGGATGCGTCCATGCCGATCACCATCGCCGGTCGGCACTTCGATCGCGCTGCGCTGCGCGAGGCACTGCTAACGACGAGCCCCGGCGACTCACTGGCCTATCTGACCGACTTCATGCTGGATGCGGACTGGATCGCACGGCTGGCCGAGCAGTTGCGCGGCTGCGCCACGCTGGTGTGCGAGGCGCAGTATCGCCAGGCCGATTGGATGCTGGCGCAGCGCTACCACCATGCCACCGCGCCGCAGGTAGCCGAGCTGGCGCGTCGCGCCGGCGTCGAACGGCTGATCCTGATTCATCTCTCCGATCGCTACACGCCCGCAGAGTGGCAGGCGCTGCTCCAAGAAGCGCGCGCGATCTTCCCGCGGACCGATTTCCCGGCGCACTGGAGCAGCCCCGGCGTGGCGGCGGACGCCGCAGGTGCGCCCTGA
- a CDS encoding ABC transporter permease, with product MDLLRLFWLYFRVGVMNELQYRVNFFVQVFQSLLALITGLVALTLVFHHTDQLGGWSRPELLAVMGVHILMGGVIRALIQPNMERLMADIQQGTLDYALTKPVDAQIIVSVREVRIWQAIDVIMGLIVLSWALLELQARLGLLQALAFGVALLLGGSMIYSFWLIITTGAFWIMRMENVLELFQGVYQAGRWPVGMYPTWLRGILTFLMPVAFAVTVPAEALTGRLTGQLLLGAAALALALLALARLVWRTGLRHYAGASA from the coding sequence ATGGATCTTTTGCGCCTCTTCTGGCTCTACTTCCGCGTCGGCGTGATGAACGAACTCCAGTATCGCGTCAACTTCTTCGTGCAGGTGTTTCAATCGCTCCTGGCGTTGATCACCGGCCTGGTCGCGCTGACGCTGGTCTTCCACCACACCGATCAGCTGGGCGGCTGGTCGCGGCCTGAGCTGCTCGCCGTGATGGGCGTGCATATCCTGATGGGTGGGGTGATTCGCGCGCTGATCCAGCCCAACATGGAGCGCCTGATGGCCGATATTCAACAGGGCACGCTCGACTACGCCCTGACCAAACCGGTCGACGCGCAGATCATCGTGAGTGTCCGCGAGGTGCGCATCTGGCAGGCTATCGACGTGATCATGGGGCTGATCGTGCTGAGCTGGGCGCTGCTGGAGCTGCAAGCACGCCTGGGACTGCTCCAGGCGCTGGCTTTTGGCGTAGCGCTGCTGCTGGGCGGGAGCATGATCTACAGCTTCTGGCTGATAATCACTACCGGCGCGTTCTGGATCATGCGCATGGAAAACGTGCTCGAGCTCTTTCAGGGCGTCTATCAGGCCGGGCGCTGGCCGGTGGGGATGTATCCTACCTGGCTGCGCGGCATACTTACCTTCCTCATGCCGGTGGCCTTTGCCGTCACCGTCCCCGCTGAAGCGCTCACCGGACGCCTCACTGGCCAGCTCCTGCTGGGAGCAGCCGCGCTGGCGCTGGCGCTGCTGGCCCTGGCGCGCCTCGTCTGGCGGACCGGTCTGCGGCACTATGCCGGCGCCTCGGCCTAA
- a CDS encoding metallopeptidase family protein encodes MDEATFNAVVAEVLDALPPEFAALLENVEVIVEARPRPEHRRAVGLKPWQTLYGLYQGVPLTQRTHQYGLVAPDTITIFREPLLRDFPHPERLRAQIRRTVLHEIAHFFGIDDERLRELDAY; translated from the coding sequence ATGGACGAAGCAACCTTCAACGCTGTTGTGGCCGAAGTGCTCGACGCGCTACCGCCGGAGTTCGCTGCGCTGCTAGAGAACGTGGAAGTGATCGTTGAGGCACGCCCCCGTCCGGAACACCGCCGCGCCGTCGGCCTCAAGCCCTGGCAGACGCTCTATGGCCTGTACCAGGGCGTGCCCCTAACGCAGCGCACGCACCAGTATGGGCTGGTCGCGCCCGACACGATCACCATCTTTCGCGAGCCACTGCTGCGCGACTTTCCCCATCCGGAGCGCTTGCGCGCCCAGATCCGGCGCACCGTGCTGCACGAGATCGCGCACTTCTTCGGCATCGACGACGAGCGGCTGCGCGAGCTGGACGCCTACTAG
- a CDS encoding glycosyltransferase, producing the protein MLWLVTAAYLAMRALLSWGLTRPTPRSQAQPRVAVVVAAHNAAATLPVLLEELTQQRYPDYEVIVVDDRSSDATPAVLEMWTRRCARLTALRVERLPAGVTPKMHALARGIERADGELLLLTDADCRVSRDWIAAMASYFTPGVGVVIGYAALQPRRGRLLEQLQALDYLHMMALTAGATRLGYPLGAGGANLAYRRASYLSAGGFDGLPRGAVADDMLMLQQILERTTCRAAFCDDPRARVTTPAEPTLQRLLAQRARWMTGGAEVLWRNPPLLALSSLIGLSNGLLLCAPLLWRRPALRRATATLLGGRVLADALHLAIAARHFGALRLLPFLPVWLIAQALATAVLPLYSRLSGWRWGGRRRP; encoded by the coding sequence ATGCTCTGGCTGGTGACGGCGGCCTATCTGGCCATGCGCGCGCTGCTGAGCTGGGGCCTGACGCGGCCGACGCCACGCAGCCAGGCGCAGCCACGCGTGGCGGTGGTGGTGGCGGCGCACAATGCCGCCGCGACGCTGCCTGTGCTGCTGGAAGAGCTGACGCAGCAGCGCTACCCCGATTATGAGGTGATCGTCGTCGATGATCGCTCCAGCGATGCAACGCCCGCCGTGCTGGAGATGTGGACGCGGCGCTGCGCGCGACTGACGGCGCTACGTGTCGAGCGGTTGCCGGCGGGGGTGACGCCCAAAATGCACGCGCTGGCGCGGGGCATCGAACGTGCCGACGGCGAGCTGCTGTTGCTGACGGATGCCGACTGCCGCGTTTCGCGCGACTGGATCGCGGCGATGGCGAGCTATTTCACCCCTGGCGTGGGCGTGGTGATCGGCTACGCGGCGCTGCAGCCGAGGCGCGGCAGGTTGCTGGAACAGCTCCAGGCGCTCGACTACCTCCACATGATGGCGCTGACGGCGGGCGCGACGCGGCTGGGCTATCCGCTGGGCGCCGGCGGCGCGAACCTGGCCTATCGCCGCGCCAGCTACCTGTCCGCGGGCGGCTTCGATGGCCTGCCGCGTGGCGCCGTGGCGGATGACATGCTTATGCTGCAGCAGATTCTGGAGCGCACCACCTGTCGAGCGGCCTTTTGCGACGATCCCCGCGCGCGCGTGACGACACCCGCCGAGCCCACGCTGCAACGGTTGCTGGCCCAGCGGGCGCGCTGGATGACGGGCGGCGCCGAGGTGCTGTGGCGCAACCCGCCGCTGCTGGCGCTCAGCTCGTTGATCGGCCTGAGCAATGGCCTACTGCTGTGCGCACCGCTGCTCTGGCGACGACCGGCGCTGCGCCGCGCGACGGCGACCCTGCTCGGCGGGCGCGTACTGGCCGACGCGCTCCACCTGGCCATCGCGGCGCGGCACTTTGGCGCACTGCGCCTGCTGCCCTTCCTGCCGGTGTGGCTCATCGCGCAGGCGCTGGCAACGGCGGTATTGCCGCTCTACAGCCGGCTCTCCGGCTGGCGTTGGGGTGGCCGTCGCCGCCCATGA
- a CDS encoding ABC transporter ATP-binding protein — protein sequence MTQATAAIIVEQLRKVYRVPEREGGLTAALHSLIRRRTREVRAVDGISFAVQQGEIVGFLGPNGAGKTTTLKMLAGLLYPTSGTVNVLGYVPSRREKALLRRITLVMGNRNQLQWDLPAIDSFELNRAIYRIPQDEFRRMRDECIDLLELGPLVHKPVRNLSLGERMKVEIAAALLHRPQVLFLDEPTIGLDVTMQRRIRAFIAEYNQRYSATVLLTSHYMADVVALCRRVIVIHHGQLLYDGPLSGLSERFAAYKTIVVTLDRPGSFDLRPYGEVVAVDAERVTLRVPKTETSRVTARLLADLPVSDLTVEEAPIDDVIEQVFAAEVVA from the coding sequence ATGACGCAAGCGACAGCCGCGATCATCGTCGAGCAATTGCGCAAGGTATACCGTGTCCCGGAGCGCGAAGGCGGCCTCACCGCCGCGCTGCACAGTTTGATTCGCCGCCGCACGCGCGAGGTGCGCGCCGTCGATGGCATCTCCTTCGCCGTGCAGCAGGGTGAGATCGTGGGCTTTCTCGGTCCCAACGGCGCGGGCAAGACTACCACGCTCAAAATGCTGGCCGGGCTGCTCTACCCCACCAGCGGCACGGTTAACGTGCTGGGATATGTCCCCTCCCGCCGCGAAAAAGCATTGCTGCGGCGCATCACACTGGTCATGGGCAATCGCAACCAGTTGCAGTGGGATCTGCCGGCGATCGATTCTTTCGAGCTCAACCGCGCGATCTACCGCATTCCGCAAGACGAGTTCCGGCGCATGCGCGATGAATGTATCGACCTGCTCGAGCTTGGTCCGCTGGTGCACAAGCCCGTGCGCAACCTGTCGCTGGGCGAGCGCATGAAGGTTGAAATCGCTGCTGCCTTGCTACACCGGCCCCAGGTACTGTTTTTGGACGAGCCGACGATCGGGCTGGATGTGACCATGCAGCGCCGCATTCGCGCCTTTATCGCCGAATACAACCAGCGCTACAGCGCAACCGTGCTGCTCACCAGCCACTACATGGCCGATGTGGTCGCGCTCTGCCGCCGCGTCATCGTGATCCACCATGGCCAGCTGTTGTATGATGGTCCGCTCAGTGGCCTGTCTGAGCGCTTTGCGGCCTACAAAACCATCGTTGTCACGCTTGATCGCCCCGGCAGCTTCGATCTGCGTCCCTATGGCGAGGTGGTCGCTGTCGACGCGGAGCGTGTGACCTTGCGCGTGCCAAAAACCGAAACGTCACGGGTCACCGCGCGATTGCTAGCCGATCTGCCGGTCAGCGATCTGACGGTGGAGGAAGCGCCCATCGATGATGTGATCGAGCAGGTATTCGCCGCGGAGGTCGTAGCATGA
- a CDS encoding Rieske (2Fe-2S) protein yields MERQIVKVATIDQLPPGRMLYVEVEGLPIALANVDGAIYAFGDACRHEGGPLSSGVLRGDVVTCPWHGWAYNVRTGKSVIPPVGLRIPTYDVRVEDQDVFVVIEW; encoded by the coding sequence ATGGAGCGTCAGATCGTCAAAGTGGCCACCATCGATCAACTGCCGCCGGGACGTATGCTCTACGTCGAAGTGGAGGGCCTGCCGATCGCGCTCGCCAATGTCGATGGTGCGATCTACGCCTTTGGCGATGCCTGCCGCCATGAGGGGGGACCGCTCTCGTCGGGCGTGTTGCGTGGCGATGTGGTGACCTGCCCCTGGCATGGCTGGGCCTACAACGTGCGCACCGGCAAGTCGGTGATCCCGCCGGTCGGTCTGCGCATCCCTACCTACGATGTCCGCGTCGAGGATCAGGACGTTTTTGTGGTGATCGAGTGGTGA